Proteins encoded by one window of Pseudomonas tructae:
- a CDS encoding ABC transporter ATP-binding protein encodes MGPSILSARNLSKVVPSAEGDLTILHELSLELKQGDSLAIVGASGSGKSTLLGLLAGLDLPSAGSVTLAGHNLGPLDEDQRARVRAEHVGFVFQSFQLLDSLNALENVMLPLELDGRRDAREHARSLLERVGLGQRLSHSPRQLSGGEQQRVAIARAFAAEPAVLFADEPTGNLDSHTGERISDLLFELNKERGTTLVLVTHDERLAQRCRRLIRLDAGHLVAPLEP; translated from the coding sequence ATGGGCCCCAGCATTCTCAGTGCGCGCAACCTTAGCAAAGTGGTTCCCAGCGCGGAAGGCGACCTGACCATCCTGCACGAACTCTCGCTGGAATTGAAACAGGGCGACAGCCTGGCCATCGTCGGCGCCTCGGGCTCGGGCAAATCGACCCTGCTCGGCCTGCTGGCCGGGCTCGACCTGCCCAGCGCCGGCTCCGTGACCCTGGCCGGCCACAACCTCGGCCCGCTGGATGAAGACCAGCGCGCGCGGGTGCGGGCCGAGCACGTCGGCTTCGTGTTCCAGTCGTTTCAACTGCTCGACAGCCTCAATGCCCTGGAAAACGTCATGCTGCCGCTGGAACTGGACGGCCGCCGCGATGCCCGCGAGCACGCCCGCAGCCTGCTCGAACGGGTCGGCCTGGGCCAGCGCCTGAGCCACTCGCCGCGCCAACTGTCCGGCGGCGAACAGCAACGGGTGGCCATCGCCCGCGCCTTTGCCGCCGAGCCTGCGGTGCTGTTTGCCGACGAGCCCACCGGCAACCTCGACAGCCATACCGGCGAGCGTATCAGCGACCTGTTGTTCGAACTGAACAAGGAACGCGGCACCACCCTGGTACTGGTCACTCATGACGAACGCCTGGCCCAGCGCTGCCGTCGCCTGATCCGCCTGGACGCCGGCCACCTGGTCGCACCGCTGGAGCCCTGA
- a CDS encoding arylesterase, with protein sequence MRVWLLSAGLALMCMAQGAAAGTVLIVGDSISAAFGLDTRQGWVALLEQRLKSEGFDAEVINASISGDTSAGGQARLPALLAEHKPELVVLELGGNDGLRGQLPTQLQQNLASMIDNARSAGAKVLLLGMRLPPNYGKRYTEAFAKVYENLATEKQVPLVPFFLEGVGGVPELMQADGIHPGQGAQARLLENAWPQLKPLL encoded by the coding sequence ATGCGAGTGTGGTTATTGAGTGCCGGCCTGGCCTTGATGTGCATGGCCCAGGGCGCAGCAGCGGGGACCGTGCTGATTGTCGGCGATAGTATCAGTGCCGCTTTCGGCCTGGATACCCGCCAGGGCTGGGTTGCTTTGCTGGAGCAACGCCTGAAGAGTGAGGGTTTCGATGCTGAAGTGATCAATGCCTCGATCAGTGGCGACACCAGTGCCGGCGGCCAGGCGCGGCTGCCGGCGCTGCTTGCAGAGCACAAGCCGGAGCTTGTGGTGCTCGAATTGGGTGGCAACGACGGCCTGCGCGGGCAACTGCCGACACAATTGCAACAAAATCTTGCCTCGATGATCGACAACGCGCGGTCAGCCGGCGCCAAGGTCCTGCTGCTGGGCATGCGCCTGCCACCCAACTACGGCAAGCGTTACACCGAAGCCTTCGCCAAGGTGTACGAAAACCTGGCAACGGAAAAACAGGTGCCGCTGGTGCCGTTTTTTCTCGAAGGTGTGGGCGGTGTGCCCGAGTTGATGCAGGCCGATGGCATTCATCCAGGGCAGGGCGCCCAGGCCAGGTTGCTGGAAAATGCCTGGCCGCAACTAAAACCGCTGCTTTGA
- a CDS encoding MltF family protein, whose product MTRALFLLIVLSLSLLTAGPVSARLAGPQQAVPKTQVRDLAQIRSSRVLKVLVNQSRNSSGEVKGEPVGVEYHRLRAFEHYLNARARDGEQIRLKIIPRAKEQLLAALQRGEADLVAPGELVDPTSTRGLSASDPVVDKVPLVLVGRKGERSFQRVEQLSGRTLALTSSSAAGDTLHEINQKLALRKLAPITVEWVDPSLAVEDVLEMVQAGIFHLTVVEQPIAERWAKVMPKLRVDRKLQVASPEAMRWYVRREAVMLHASVDRFLQGYKAPANQDAAFERIYRRLYRVHNPLARTDRKRLEALRPVLQRHASEQKIDWLNLAAVAFKESALNPAARGAGGAHGLMQITPSAAQRVGVSNIANVDGNVQASARYMALIRRKFFSSNQLNERERMAFTLAAYNLGPERVQAMRAEARRRGLNGNQWFFQTERIAMEQVGMGPVSYVNSVNKYYLAFDRERESLEPKGGKGSGRK is encoded by the coding sequence ATGACCCGAGCGCTGTTTTTGTTGATCGTGCTGAGCCTCTCGCTGCTGACTGCAGGGCCAGTTAGTGCGCGCCTGGCCGGGCCGCAACAGGCCGTGCCCAAGACCCAGGTGCGCGACCTTGCGCAGATTCGCAGCAGCCGGGTACTTAAAGTCCTGGTCAACCAGAGCCGCAACAGCTCCGGTGAAGTCAAGGGCGAGCCGGTGGGGGTCGAGTACCACCGCTTGCGCGCCTTCGAGCATTACCTCAATGCGCGCGCCCGTGACGGCGAACAGATCCGCCTGAAGATCATCCCGCGGGCCAAGGAGCAACTGCTGGCCGCCTTGCAGCGCGGTGAAGCCGACCTGGTCGCCCCCGGTGAGCTGGTCGACCCTACCTCGACCCGTGGCCTCAGCGCCAGCGACCCGGTGGTCGACAAAGTGCCCCTGGTGCTGGTCGGGCGCAAGGGCGAACGCAGCTTCCAGCGCGTCGAACAGTTGTCCGGGCGCACCCTGGCCCTGACCAGCTCGAGTGCCGCTGGCGATACCCTGCATGAGATCAACCAGAAACTGGCCTTGCGCAAGCTGGCGCCGATCACGGTGGAGTGGGTCGACCCGAGCCTGGCGGTGGAGGATGTGCTGGAGATGGTTCAGGCCGGGATCTTCCACCTGACGGTGGTCGAACAGCCGATTGCCGAGCGCTGGGCCAAGGTCATGCCCAAGCTGCGGGTTGATCGCAAATTGCAGGTCGCCAGCCCCGAGGCCATGCGTTGGTACGTGCGCCGCGAGGCGGTGATGCTGCACGCCAGTGTCGATCGCTTTCTCCAGGGTTACAAGGCGCCGGCCAACCAGGATGCGGCTTTCGAGCGCATCTACCGGCGTTTGTACCGGGTCCACAACCCGCTGGCGCGCACTGACCGCAAGCGCCTGGAAGCCCTGCGGCCGGTGCTGCAGCGCCACGCCAGCGAACAGAAGATCGACTGGCTGAACCTGGCGGCCGTGGCGTTCAAGGAGTCGGCGTTGAACCCGGCGGCGCGCGGTGCCGGCGGTGCCCACGGTCTGATGCAGATTACCCCCAGTGCCGCTCAGCGGGTGGGGGTGAGCAATATTGCCAATGTCGATGGCAATGTTCAGGCCAGCGCCCGGTACATGGCGCTGATTCGGCGCAAGTTCTTCTCCAGCAACCAGCTCAACGAGCGCGAGCGCATGGCCTTCACCCTGGCGGCCTACAACCTGGGCCCTGAGCGGGTCCAGGCCATGCGCGCCGAAGCGCGGCGGCGCGGGCTCAATGGCAACCAGTGGTTCTTCCAGACCGAGCGCATTGCCATGGAGCAGGTGGGCATGGGGCCGGTGAGCTACGTCAACAGCGTCAACAAGTACTACCTCGCGTTTGATCGCGAGCGCGAATCGCTGGAGCCGAAGGGTGGCAAAGGAAGCGGGCGAAAGTGA
- a CDS encoding DoxX family protein, with product MNNNTLNAVFASRAGWGLSIIRILVGIIFMAHGAQKLFGLFGGGGLAGTAQFMESLGLAPGLLMALLSGGAEFFGGLALVIGLLVRPAALALTVTLIVAIFSVHIGNGLFMANNGYEFALALLAGTLAVLVEGAGRGSLDRLIAR from the coding sequence ATGAACAACAACACCCTCAATGCCGTATTCGCCAGTCGTGCCGGTTGGGGCCTGAGCATCATCCGTATTCTGGTCGGTATCATCTTTATGGCCCACGGTGCGCAGAAACTCTTTGGCCTGTTTGGCGGCGGTGGCCTGGCCGGTACCGCGCAGTTCATGGAAAGCCTTGGCCTGGCACCCGGCCTGCTGATGGCGCTGCTGTCCGGCGGTGCCGAGTTCTTTGGCGGCCTGGCCCTGGTGATCGGTTTGCTGGTGCGGCCAGCAGCGCTGGCGCTGACCGTGACGCTGATCGTGGCGATCTTCTCGGTGCATATCGGCAACGGCCTGTTCATGGCCAACAATGGCTATGAGTTTGCCCTGGCGTTGCTGGCAGGGACCTTGGCGGTGTTGGTCGAGGGGGCAGGGCGGGGCTCGTTGGATCGGTTGATTGCTCGCTGA
- a CDS encoding ABC transporter permease, whose amino-acid sequence MKRLPLFPLALRQLLRDARAGELRVLFFALLVAVAASTAIGYFGARLNGAMLLRATEFLGADLVLQGSSPAQPEQISRGAALGLQHAQVVEFSSVIATDNGIQLSSIKAANDAYPLRGELRSAAEPYGVETAGGGPAPGEAWVEPRLLAALELNIGDSIDVGMKTLRMSRVLTYEPDRAGNFYSMTPRVLINLADLEATGVVQPGSRVSYRELWRGEPEALASYREAVEQNLAANQRLQDSRDGNRQIGGALGKAERYLNMASLVAVLLAGVAVALSASRFATRRFDASALLRCLGLSRRQALSLFCLQLAMLGSLAALCGAALGWLAQLGLFQLLQGLMPAQIPPGGIAPALAGIATGLVALAGFALPPLAALGRVPPLRVLRRDLLPVPASSWLVYGAALFALGLIMWRLSLDLLLTFALLGGGLVAALLLGGLLLLGLRSLRRLLAGSPLAWRLGLGQLLRHPLAAAGQALAFGLILLAMALIALLRAELLDTWQNQLPKDAPNYFALNILPDDKNNFAQRLSEFSAAAAPLYPVIPGRLTAINGEPVQQIVSKESTGDRAVQRDLSLTWAADLPQGNTLSEGQWWQAEPAAGSLPGVSVEAELALSLKLKLGDQLTFTVGGLQRQVQVTSLRTVNWDSFQPNFYMIFQPQTLQDLPTTYLTSFYLAPGHDQQVVALSRAFPAVTILQVDALLEQLRSILAQVTLAVEYVLLFVLAAGLAVLFAGLQATLDERIRQGALLRALGAGRGLLVKARRIEFGLLGAASGLLAAIGCELITLLLYRYAFDLHWSPHPWLLLLPVIGALLVGGAGVYGTRRALNASPLAVLREG is encoded by the coding sequence ATGAAACGCTTGCCGTTGTTCCCCCTGGCCCTGCGCCAGTTGCTGCGCGACGCCCGCGCCGGCGAGTTGCGCGTGCTGTTCTTCGCTCTGCTGGTCGCGGTGGCAGCCAGTACCGCCATCGGTTACTTCGGTGCCCGCCTCAATGGCGCCATGCTGCTGCGCGCCACCGAGTTCCTGGGTGCCGACCTGGTCTTGCAGGGGAGCTCGCCCGCGCAGCCCGAGCAAATAAGCCGCGGCGCCGCACTGGGCTTGCAGCATGCGCAGGTGGTCGAGTTCTCCAGCGTCATCGCCACCGACAACGGCATTCAGCTGTCGAGCATCAAGGCCGCCAACGACGCCTATCCGCTGCGCGGTGAGCTGCGCAGCGCCGCCGAGCCCTATGGCGTCGAAACCGCAGGCGGCGGCCCGGCGCCGGGCGAGGCCTGGGTCGAGCCACGGCTGCTGGCAGCACTGGAGCTGAACATCGGCGACAGCATCGATGTGGGGATGAAAACCCTGCGCATGAGCCGGGTGCTGACCTACGAGCCCGACCGCGCCGGCAACTTCTATAGCATGACCCCGCGGGTGCTGATCAACCTTGCCGACCTTGAGGCCACCGGGGTGGTGCAACCGGGCAGCCGGGTCAGCTATCGCGAGCTCTGGCGCGGCGAGCCCGAAGCCCTGGCCAGCTACCGCGAAGCCGTCGAGCAGAATCTTGCGGCCAACCAGCGCCTGCAGGACTCACGGGACGGCAACCGGCAAATCGGCGGCGCCCTGGGCAAGGCCGAACGTTACCTGAACATGGCCAGCCTGGTGGCGGTGCTGCTCGCCGGTGTCGCCGTGGCGCTGTCGGCGAGCCGCTTCGCTACCCGCCGCTTCGATGCCAGCGCCCTGCTGCGTTGCCTGGGCCTGTCGCGCCGTCAGGCATTGAGCCTGTTCTGCCTGCAACTGGCGATGCTTGGCAGCCTTGCCGCACTGTGTGGCGCGGCGCTCGGCTGGCTGGCCCAGCTGGGCCTGTTCCAGCTGCTGCAAGGGCTGATGCCGGCGCAGATCCCTCCTGGCGGTATTGCCCCGGCCCTGGCCGGGATCGCCACCGGCCTGGTCGCCCTGGCCGGCTTCGCCCTGCCGCCGCTGGCTGCCCTTGGCCGGGTGCCGCCGCTGCGGGTACTGCGCCGTGACCTGCTGCCGGTACCGGCAAGCAGTTGGCTGGTGTATGGCGCCGCCCTGTTCGCCCTGGGGCTGATCATGTGGCGGCTGAGCCTGGACCTGCTATTGACCTTCGCCCTGCTCGGCGGCGGCCTGGTCGCCGCCCTGCTGCTGGGCGGCCTGCTGTTGCTCGGTCTGCGCAGCCTGCGCCGCCTGTTGGCCGGCAGCCCGCTGGCCTGGCGCCTGGGCCTTGGCCAATTGCTGCGCCACCCCCTGGCCGCTGCCGGACAAGCCCTGGCCTTCGGCCTGATCCTGCTGGCCATGGCACTGATTGCCCTGTTGCGCGCCGAACTGCTCGACACCTGGCAGAACCAGCTGCCCAAGGATGCGCCGAACTATTTCGCCCTGAACATCCTGCCTGACGACAAGAACAATTTTGCCCAGCGCCTGAGCGAGTTCTCCGCTGCGGCCGCACCGCTGTACCCGGTGATCCCCGGACGCCTGACCGCAATCAACGGCGAACCGGTGCAGCAGATCGTCAGCAAGGAATCCACCGGCGATCGCGCCGTGCAGCGCGACCTGAGCCTGACCTGGGCCGCCGACCTGCCCCAGGGCAACACCCTGAGCGAAGGCCAGTGGTGGCAGGCAGAACCTGCGGCCGGTAGCCTGCCGGGTGTTTCGGTAGAAGCCGAACTGGCCCTGAGTCTCAAGCTCAAGCTGGGTGACCAGCTGACCTTCACGGTGGGCGGCTTGCAACGCCAGGTGCAGGTCACCAGTTTGCGCACAGTCAATTGGGACAGCTTCCAGCCCAACTTCTACATGATCTTCCAGCCGCAAACCCTGCAGGATCTGCCAACCACCTACTTGACCAGCTTCTACTTGGCCCCCGGCCATGACCAGCAGGTGGTGGCACTGTCGCGGGCGTTCCCGGCGGTGACCATCCTCCAGGTCGATGCCCTGCTCGAGCAACTGCGCAGCATTCTCGCCCAGGTCACCCTGGCGGTGGAGTACGTGCTGTTGTTCGTGCTGGCCGCAGGCCTGGCAGTGCTGTTCGCCGGCTTGCAGGCGACCCTGGACGAGCGCATTCGCCAGGGCGCCTTGCTGCGCGCCCTGGGTGCCGGGCGCGGGCTGCTGGTCAAAGCCCGGCGTATCGAGTTCGGTTTGCTCGGCGCCGCCAGCGGCCTGTTGGCGGCGATCGGCTGCGAACTGATCACCCTGCTGCTGTACCGCTACGCCTTCGACCTGCACTGGAGCCCGCACCCCTGGCTGCTGTTGCTGCCGGTGATCGGCGCGCTGCTGGTCGGCGGCGCCGGTGTCTACGGCACGCGCCGGGCACTCAATGCCAGCCCCCTGGCAGTCCTGCGCGAGGGTTGA
- a CDS encoding TatD family hydrolase, giving the protein MQLIDIGVNLTNPSFADKHQAVVERAEAAGVVQMMVTGTSLAGSEHALELCQQLDESAQRLFSTAGVHPHDASHWSTDSNRQLRALLEQPRVRAVGECGLDFNRDFSPRPQQEKALEEQLALAVELQMPVFLHERDASERLLAILKDFRDRLPAAVVHCFTGERAALFAYLDLDLHIGITGWICDERRGTHLHPLVSSIPQGRLMLESDAPYLLPRSLRPKPKSGRNEPAFLTEVLHEVALHRNETAEQLAAHSTAAARAFFNLPAII; this is encoded by the coding sequence ATGCAACTCATCGACATCGGCGTCAATCTGACCAACCCAAGTTTTGCCGACAAACACCAGGCCGTTGTCGAACGCGCCGAGGCAGCAGGCGTGGTGCAAATGATGGTCACCGGCACCAGCCTTGCGGGCAGCGAGCACGCCCTGGAACTGTGCCAGCAGCTCGATGAAAGCGCCCAGCGCCTGTTCAGCACCGCCGGTGTTCATCCCCACGACGCCAGCCATTGGTCCACAGACAGCAACCGGCAACTGCGCGCCTTGCTGGAGCAACCACGGGTGCGCGCCGTGGGTGAATGCGGGTTGGACTTCAACCGCGATTTCTCGCCGCGCCCGCAGCAGGAAAAAGCCCTGGAAGAACAACTGGCCCTGGCGGTGGAACTGCAGATGCCGGTGTTTCTCCACGAGCGCGATGCCAGCGAACGCCTGCTGGCGATCCTCAAGGACTTTCGCGATCGCCTGCCGGCGGCGGTGGTGCACTGTTTTACTGGCGAACGGGCGGCGCTGTTCGCCTACCTCGACCTGGACCTGCACATCGGCATCACCGGCTGGATCTGCGACGAACGCCGCGGCACCCATCTGCACCCGCTGGTCAGCAGTATCCCCCAGGGCCGCCTGATGCTCGAAAGCGATGCACCCTACCTGCTGCCACGCAGCTTGCGGCCCAAGCCGAAAAGCGGGCGCAACGAACCGGCCTTTCTCACCGAGGTCCTGCACGAAGTGGCACTGCACCGCAACGAAACTGCCGAGCAACTGGCAGCCCACAGTACGGCTGCCGCCCGCGCCTTCTTTAACTTGCCCGCGATTATTTGA
- a CDS encoding L,D-transpeptidase family protein encodes MLPRFPAVTRCLSLAALLAAGPAAALEFPLPPPGEDVIGQVQVIKAKYEDTFADIGTANDLGYLEMIAANPGVDPWLPGAGTEIILPTRFILPPGPREGIVINLAEYRMYYYPKGQNVVHTYPLGIGREGWGSPIANTKVTAKTPNPTWTPPASIRKEHAADGDILPTVVPAGPDNPLGPFKFTLGVPGYLIHGSNKKFGIGMRTSHGCFRMFNNNVLELAKMAPVGVPVRIINEPYKFGLSAGKVYLEAHTPLDDKGDPSVVDKHTAVINALLKREDLANNLRMNWDMVRDVVAAEDGMPVEIAVPNGNGGPAPMVSSVPYDMQ; translated from the coding sequence ATGTTGCCGCGCTTTCCCGCCGTCACCCGTTGCCTGTCCCTGGCCGCCCTGCTGGCGGCAGGCCCTGCTGCTGCGCTGGAGTTCCCCCTGCCGCCTCCCGGTGAAGACGTCATTGGCCAGGTCCAGGTGATCAAGGCCAAGTACGAAGACACCTTTGCCGATATCGGCACCGCCAACGACCTTGGCTACCTGGAAATGATCGCCGCCAACCCGGGCGTCGACCCGTGGCTGCCGGGTGCCGGCACCGAGATCATCCTGCCGACCCGCTTCATCCTGCCGCCGGGCCCGCGCGAAGGCATCGTCATCAACCTGGCCGAGTACCGCATGTACTACTACCCGAAAGGGCAGAACGTGGTGCACACCTACCCGCTGGGTATCGGTCGCGAAGGCTGGGGCTCGCCGATCGCCAATACCAAGGTCACGGCCAAGACGCCGAACCCGACCTGGACGCCACCGGCCTCGATCCGCAAGGAACACGCCGCCGACGGTGACATTCTGCCGACCGTAGTCCCGGCAGGGCCGGACAACCCGCTGGGTCCATTCAAGTTCACCCTGGGCGTTCCGGGTTACCTGATCCACGGTTCGAACAAGAAGTTCGGCATCGGCATGCGTACCAGCCATGGTTGCTTCCGCATGTTCAACAACAATGTGCTGGAACTGGCCAAGATGGCACCGGTCGGCGTCCCGGTCCGCATCATCAACGAGCCGTACAAGTTTGGTCTGAGCGCCGGCAAGGTCTACCTCGAAGCGCACACACCGCTGGACGACAAGGGTGACCCATCGGTGGTCGACAAGCACACAGCGGTCATCAATGCCCTGCTCAAGCGTGAAGACCTGGCCAACAACCTGCGCATGAACTGGGATATGGTCCGCGACGTGGTCGCCGCCGAAGACGGCATGCCGGTGGAGATCGCCGTGCCCAATGGCAATGGCGGCCCGGCACCGATGGTGTCCAGCGTGCCTTACGACATGCAGTAA
- a CDS encoding DUF3422 domain-containing protein, which translates to MHAQRTALHNELHARPSLYFDEPAHVFHLAFLGTDADCNALLQRCCPGAFEADAAQGITQLDGHPFKWERHAEFFTLTLVVPAASAELNWTTLPPALATGIEPCREQMINAVQVLVRDAEDLDLSRYGFKDPSGSCVGGGDAVVWSDFRLTEDGTNRFLFINHKLNAYRQGRMIRRLLEIETYRMMASLSLTAAKALGPQLDAYDRTLVNLSQRNVSSDGGNAKALLADIAQLSRQVVGSTVQHRHRFSATQAYAQLVFERLGELRESHVGDCQRLGVFIERRFKPTVRYCAATEQRLEHLAESVANLGDLLQARVQVEMEEQNAEILRSLNARADTQIKIQRAVEGLSIIAISYYLLSLFKLFYAGLHTLGAPFSPREALLGMAPLVVLIMLVILLRIRKAKAH; encoded by the coding sequence ATGCACGCCCAACGCACTGCCCTGCACAACGAGCTGCACGCCCGCCCGTCGCTGTACTTCGACGAGCCAGCGCATGTTTTCCACCTGGCGTTTCTCGGCACCGATGCCGATTGCAATGCCCTGCTGCAGCGCTGCTGCCCAGGCGCCTTCGAGGCCGATGCCGCGCAGGGCATCACCCAGCTGGACGGCCATCCGTTCAAATGGGAGCGCCATGCCGAATTCTTCACCCTGACGCTGGTGGTACCCGCCGCCAGCGCCGAGCTCAACTGGACCACCCTGCCCCCGGCCCTGGCCACAGGCATCGAACCCTGCCGTGAGCAGATGATCAATGCAGTGCAGGTGCTGGTGCGCGATGCTGAGGATCTTGACCTGAGCCGTTACGGCTTCAAAGACCCCAGCGGCTCTTGCGTGGGCGGCGGCGATGCGGTGGTGTGGAGCGATTTTCGCCTGACCGAAGATGGCACCAACCGTTTCCTGTTCATCAACCACAAACTCAATGCCTACCGCCAGGGGCGAATGATCCGCCGCCTGCTGGAGATAGAGACCTACCGGATGATGGCGTCATTGTCGTTGACCGCTGCCAAGGCCCTCGGCCCGCAACTGGATGCCTACGACCGTACGTTGGTGAATTTGTCGCAACGCAATGTCAGCAGTGATGGCGGCAACGCCAAGGCCCTGCTGGCCGACATTGCCCAGCTGTCGCGCCAGGTGGTCGGCAGCACGGTCCAGCACCGTCATCGTTTCAGTGCCACCCAGGCCTACGCACAACTGGTGTTCGAACGCCTGGGCGAACTGCGCGAAAGCCATGTCGGCGATTGCCAGCGCCTGGGTGTGTTCATCGAGCGGCGCTTCAAACCCACCGTGCGCTATTGCGCGGCCACCGAACAGCGCCTGGAACACCTGGCCGAAAGCGTGGCCAACCTGGGGGACTTGCTCCAGGCGCGGGTGCAGGTCGAGATGGAGGAGCAAAACGCTGAAATCCTGCGCAGCCTCAACGCCCGCGCCGACACCCAGATCAAGATCCAGCGGGCAGTGGAAGGCCTGTCGATCATCGCCATCAGCTACTACCTGCTGAGCCTGTTCAAACTGTTCTATGCCGGCCTGCACACCCTCGGCGCACCGTTCTCGCCCCGCGAGGCATTGCTGGGCATGGCGCCGCTGGTGGTGCTGATCATGCTGGTGATCCTGCTGCGGATCAGAAAAGCCAAGGCCCACTGA
- the greB gene encoding transcription elongation factor GreB produces the protein MSTQIITKEGHEALKQELDHLWRVKRPDTTQKVTWAASLGDRSENADYQYNKKLLREIDRRVRYLRKRLEDMRVVEYAPEQEGRVFFGAWVEIENEEGETKRFRIVGYDEIYGRMDYISIDSPMARALLKKEVGDEVIVQTPSGEMCWWVNAIDYVKP, from the coding sequence TTGAGTACGCAAATCATCACGAAGGAAGGTCACGAGGCGCTCAAGCAGGAGCTGGACCATCTGTGGCGGGTAAAGCGTCCCGATACCACCCAGAAAGTCACCTGGGCCGCCTCCCTGGGCGATCGCAGTGAAAACGCCGACTACCAGTACAACAAGAAGCTGCTGCGCGAAATCGATCGCCGCGTGCGCTACCTGCGCAAGCGCCTGGAAGACATGCGCGTGGTGGAGTATGCGCCGGAGCAGGAAGGCCGGGTGTTTTTTGGTGCCTGGGTCGAGATCGAGAACGAAGAGGGTGAAACCAAGCGTTTTCGCATTGTCGGCTATGACGAGATCTACGGGCGCATGGACTACATCTCGATCGACTCGCCCATGGCCCGCGCCTTGCTGAAAAAAGAGGTCGGCGATGAAGTCATCGTCCAGACCCCTTCTGGCGAAATGTGCTGGTGGGTCAACGCCATCGACTACGTCAAACCCTGA
- the oprI gene encoding outer membrane lipoprotei OprI yields MNNVLKFSALALAAVLATGCSSVSKETEARLTATEDAAARAQARADEAYRKADDALAAAQKAQQTADEANERALRMLDKASRK; encoded by the coding sequence ATGAACAACGTTCTGAAATTTTCTGCTCTGGCTCTGGCCGCAGTCCTGGCTACCGGTTGCAGCAGCGTATCGAAAGAAACCGAAGCTCGTCTGACCGCTACCGAAGACGCAGCTGCTCGTGCACAAGCTCGTGCCGATGAAGCCTATCGCAAAGCTGACGACGCTCTGGCTGCTGCTCAAAAAGCACAACAGACCGCTGACGAAGCTAACGAGCGCGCTCTGCGTATGCTGGACAAAGCCAGCCGCAAGTAA